The window ATGTTGGTGCTGTTCAGGGCGGCGTTGGCCTTGAGGCCCTTGCGGCGTCCGAGTTCGACCATGGTGAAGAGCACATCGCCGAATTCGCGTTCCTGCGCTTCCTTGTCATCCGTGGCGCAGGCTTCGTTGAATTCCTGCCACTCGGATTCAAGCTGCTTTTCAACGGCGGCGTCATCGGGCCAGGTAAAGCCGATGCGGGCGGACTTGGAGTTCAGGCGATAGGCCTTGAGCAGCGGCGGCAGTCCCTTGGGCAGGCTGTCGAAGGTGCCCTTGGGCTTGTCTTCTGCGCCGTCCTTTTTTTCGCTGCGCTTGATGCGTTCCCAGTTTGCCCAGACTTCTGCGATGTTCTCCACGCTGGAGTCGCTGAACACGTGGGGGTGGCGGCGGATCATCTTGGCTGCGTTTTCCTGCATGGAGTCAGCAAGGGTAAAGCCCTTGCATTCGTAAAGTCGGCTGATGAAGAGAACGAGGAACATGACGTCGCCAAGCTCTTCACGCACATCCACGTTCTTGCCGCTGCGGATGGCGTCCACGAGTTCAAAGGTTTCTTCCAGCAGGTAGTCGCAGAGGGATTCGGGCGTCTGTTCTTTGTCCCACGGGCATCCGTCCGGACCGAGCAGTTTTTCGATGACGTCTTTCAGGGCAATGGTCGCTTCGGAAATGGGGCTGGTCATGAAAATGTATCCTGTTGGCGCATCATGTCGTATATACCTGATGCGTGGGGTGTTGTGTCGGAAACAATCCGGCTGTTAAAACGTTTTTTCAGGTATGTACTGCTGCAGGAAGGTTGTTGCTTGCTGCAGGTAGGGAACTGCTTTGGAATTGGTGACGAATTCTGCCTTGGGCAGGAAATAGGTGATGCATGCGAGCAGCACGCAGCTGATGAGCACGCCCTTCAGGCCGCCCAGCAGCAGGCCGGCCAGATGGTCGAGCCATGCGGCGGGAGAGGAATCTATGATGGTGTGGATTACTGCAGCCAGCAGGGAGGTAATCAGAATTACGCCCAGAAAAACCCCTGCATAGGAGGCTATGCCCACCCATGAACTGTCGGAAATGATCTTGCTTACATAAGGTTCCGCCTCGGGGTAGTAGCGGTTGGCCAGCAGAAAGCCGCCCACAACGCCGAAAATGGCTCCCAGCTCTGTGACCAGTCCTCTGAACAGGCCTCTGATGAGGAAGAAACCGACAATGACAATAAATACTATGTCGAGTGAATTCATGTGCGTAGCATCCGAAAATTTGTTTCTTCGTAACTGGTTGCCACGTCAGGCGAACAATGGCTTGATACGTAGCGAAACCGGGCCTGAGTCGTGTGGCTGCACATGCATAGCAAAAGTGACTTCTCAGGGGAAGCGAAAGAGGTTGGTGCAGGCACTTTTCAAAGGAAAGAAGCGGATTGCCAAGCCGAAGCATTGTGGCTAAATAATAGTGGTTAAACGCGACATGTGTTGGCATGTTGGATCGAGGGGGAACGTATTGTTTTTGATGAATTGCAAACCGGAGTAATATGGGAACTCTTGCATTATCCGCTTTGAAGCCGGGCATGCGTCTGTCTGCCGATGTGCTGGACAGAAATGGCCGTAAATTGCTTTCGTATGGTGACACGCTTTCCGAACAGGCTTTGCGCGTACTCAAGATCTGGGGCGTGACCGAGGCGCAGGTGGAAGGCGAAGGCTCCGAGGAAGCCTCTGCTCTTGTGTCTGAGGAAATCCCTTCGGAACTGTACGAAGCCGCCCGGCGCGATACGGAACATCGTTTTCGTCATAACGACTCTTCCCTTCTTGTCATTCAGGAATTGCAAAAGCTTGTAACGCTGCATCTGGCCCGCAAGATGGCCCTTGCCCAAGGGCGGGGCGATGACCCGTTGGCGCTTGTGCAGCATGACTCTCCTGCCAAGCCTGCGGGCAAGTGTCCTCCTCCTCTGGATGTCCAGACGCTGCTGCGTGACGACGTCAAGCTCGGCTCGTTGCCTTCCGTCTTTCATAAGCTGGTTGAGGTGGTGAACGACTCCCGCAGCTCCGCGACGGATGTGGCGGAAGTAATTGCCAACGATACCGATCTGGTTGCCCGCCTGTTGCGTGTGGTGAACAGTCCCTTCTATGGTATGACTGCGAAGGTGGACACCATTTCACGCGCTGTTACGGTCGTGGGCAGCAACCAGCTTGTTTCGCTGGCCATGGGTATTTCCATTGTCGCATCGTTCAAGGGAATTCCCGAGCATCTGGTCAGCATGCGCGATTTCTGGGAGCATTCCATTGCCTGCGGCATGGCCGCTCGTATTCTTGCCAGTTATCGTCGAATGCCCAATACGGAGCGTTTCTTCGTCGCGGGAATGTTGCATGACATAGGGCGACTCATCATGTTCAAGATAGCGCCCGATCATTCGACGCATCTTTTCCATACTGCCTACTCCGAACACAGAATCGTGCAGCAGTGCGAGAAAGAGGTGATGGGGTTTACGCATGACCGCCTTGGCGGACTGCTCCTCAAGGCATGGAGATGCCCTGTTTCGCTCGAGAAGAATGTGCGGTACCATCATCTGCCCGGCATGGCCCCCACCGTGCCGGAAGCAGCCATCATGTGCGTGGCGGATGTTGTGGCAAATGCTTTCAGATTCGGTTCCAGCGGGGAGCGTCTTGTTCCCGTACTGAGCCGTGAAACGTGGGATTGCCTGGAACTGCCTGTGAGCGTGCTCGGGCAGACAGTATTGCAACTGGACTATCAGGTCTCTGAAATCGTACGGTTGATGAATGTCGATGGATAAAGCACCATACCCGACCGGGACACATAGTCTGGAGCAGCGGCTCAGGCATCTTGAGGAGCAGGCAAGGTTCACTCTGGACGTTCTGGAAATGGCTTCGACGTTGGGCGATTTCCAGACCTGCATCAACAAGCTGCATGAACCCACGGCCCTCTTGGAAGAAACCATCCTTCGCATCGGTGAACTGGTGCATTTTTCCGCGTCCGCATTCTACCTTGTTGACGAGAACAGTTCGGACTTCACGCTTTCATTGTGTTCCCCGGCCTTGTTCCGTGAAATGCTTGATGCGGAAGTGCAGCATCTCATAGACAACGGGGTGTTCGCCCTTGCCGTGCGTGAGAACAGGCCGGTTACCGTGTATTCGCGTGACAACATGTACCGTCTTGTTCTGCATGTGCTTGCAACGACATCACGCACCCGCGGTATGTTCGTCGGAGTCATGTCAAAGGGCGAGCGGAATCTGTCCGGCATTCTCATGTCCCTGCTGTCCATCGTGCTTAAACACTGCGCCAATGCCATTGAGAGCTTTGAGCTGTACCGGCTTTTCCGGCAGGGCGACAGGGACCAGTATCTTTTTGTCGATTCGCTTCCGGTGCCTGTTGTTGAGCTGAGCGCCGTGGGCGAGGTCGTGTACGCCAATGCCGCAGCCGTGCAGCTCAGGCTTGCGCAGGGTGACAGCTTTTTTGCCCGGGTGGCGCAGACAAGCCAGGGACTTGCACGATCCAGCATTGTGCAGTGCGGAGAAGGAGAATCTGTCAATGGTGTTCGGCTGGAGCTGACCGGTGAGGCGGATAATATCCTGCCGGTTATCCTGCACGCAGCGCCTTGGAAGACGGGGACTTCTGAACTGCATGTCCGTTGCATACTTGTTCCGGCGTGATTGTTTTCGTCGTATCAGGCGGTTACCTTCCAATTTGATTACAGGATGTTTTCATGAAGATAGAAGTGAAGTGCTTTGCCACCCTTGCTCACCATGCTCCCGCAGGCGGAGAGCTTGAGGTGGAAGCGGGAACCAGTGTGGACAGCATTATCGACTTGCTTGGCATTCCCAACGCCGAAGTGAAGATCCGGTTTGTGAACGGAGTGCATGTGAACGGTGACGCCGTGGTTGCCGAAGGCGACAGGGTCGGGCTTTTTCCTGCCGTCGGAGGTGGGTAGGCACTGAGGTTTTATTATCCGGGATGCTCTTGCTGTGAATTGTTGCCTCCCCTGCATCTGATAGGTATAGTCCCCTCCGTTTGTTTTGATGGGGGAGTAGGGCTGTATGCCAGATAGCGCCAATGCTGCCGTCCGCAGCGATATATTGTCTTCCGACGTTGCCTTGTTCAGGGTTTTTGAAGCCGCTTCTGCCGGGGTGGCTGTCTATACTTGCGCGGGGCGCCTTGTTTATACGAATGAGGCCATGCTTTCTCTGACCGGACAACGGGCGGAAGCTCTGGGCTCGTTCTACTCCGGTGCGGAGTGTTACAGCGGGGCGCGGGCGGAAGAGGTTGCTCTGTTCAACGCGGTGGCCGGGGGGGACAGGGCGTTGGGTTCTGTTCGTCTGCGTCTTTCCAGGCCGGATGGCTCCTGCCTCTTTGTCCGTTCGGACATGTATACCATTCAGGATATTCAGACCAACAGGCGGCTTGTTGTTCGTCAGATGCACGAGTTGGCCGATGTTTGCACGCCTGCCGCCGTGGTGGGGGGAACGCGCCGTGATAAGGCCTATATGGCCTTGCAGTTGCTTACACAGGTGATTCTTCGTGAATTCACGCTGATCGGTTTGATGGAAGGCATACACGGCGTATTGAGTGATCTCATGGCCGCGGAAAGTTGCTCCATTGCCCTGACAGACGGCCCCGGTTCAAGCATTTCATTTCCCTATTTCTGCGATATCAAGCGCAAGGCTCCGGGTACCCGTCCCTTCGGTAACGGTCTGACCGAGTTTGTCTATGTCTGGGGCAAGCCCTTCATGCTCAAACAGGAAGACATTCTGGGTATGGAATCCAAAGGGGTGGTGTGTCCGGCACAGCCGAGACCTGCTGTCTGGCTTGGGGTTCCCTTGCGTACGCATGCCGGTGAAAGCGTCGGCGTTCTTTCCGTGCGCAGCTACTCGGACGGTGATGCCTTCACGTCCGACGACCTGCAGTTGCTTGAGCTTATTTCCGGCTACGTCGGCGGGGCCATCGAGACCTTCAGGCAGCAGGAGGCGCTGCGTGACAGTGAAGCGCGTTTCCGTGCCGTGTTCGAGCACTCCGGCCTTGGCGTATGCACCGTTACGGCCGAGCAGAGGATTATCGAGAGCAACGGGCGTGTCGCCGACATGTTTGATACGGACGGCGGCAGCCTGCTTCATGCGGATCTTTTGCAATTCATCGTGGATGCTTCAGCCCGCAAGGAAGTGCTTCGGCGCTATGCCGCTCTGATGGAAGGAGCGGCGGACAGCTTCAGTGAGATTGTGGAGTGTCGTTTGCCCGGTGCGGCCCGCTTCTGGTGCAGAATGACGTTCACCGCTGTCCGTGATGGCCATGGAGAGTTCTCTTTTTCCGTTGTGCTGCTCGAAGATGTGACCGAACACAAGCTTTCAGACGACAGACTCATGCACATGGCGTTTCACGACGCCTTGACCAGTCTCCCCAACCGAACCCTTTTCATGGATCGCCTCAACAGCGCCATCCGCAGATCCAGACGTCATGAAGGCTATCATTTTGCCGTATTATTCATGGATATGGACCGGTTCAAGGTTGTGAACGACAGCATGGGCCATGAGGCCGGAGACGAACTGCTCAAGCAGTTCGCCTTGCGTGTGAACGGGTGCCTGCGGGAATCGGATACCTTCGCCCGTTTCGGCGGGGACGAGTTTGCCGTGCTCATGGATGACTTGCAGGACGTGCTGCAGGCGACTCATGTGATTCAGCGTATTCTTGAGTCCCTGAAGGCGCCCTTCAAGGTCGGCGGGGTGGAAGTCTTCAGTGGAGCGAGTGTCGGTGCTGTGCTCCGTGCCAACGAATACGAGCGTTCCGAGGATATTCTGCGCGATGCCGATGCCGCCATGTATCGGGCCAAGGAGAACGGCTCAGGCCGGTACGAAATTTTTGATCGTACGCTGCATTCCCGCATGCAGGACATGCTGCAATTGGAAAACGCAATCCGGCGGGGGCTGGAGTTTTCGGAATTCCAACCGGTGTTCCAGCCGTATGTGACCTTGCAGACGGGACGGGTGCGTGGCGCAGAGGTGCTTGCGCGCTGGAAACAGCCTGCGGGAGATATTGTTTCTCCGGAGCACTTCATTTCGGCAGCGGAAGAGTCCGGCCTTATCTATGGTTTGGACTGCCAGATGCTCGAGTATGGTTGTGCCGCCATGACGGAATGGCGTGCACAGAATCCGGATGCCGGTTCCTTTGTCCTGAATCTCAACGTATCGGCCATTACCATGCAGCGTTGGAATATGCTGGATGTGTTCATGAAGATCATTGCTGATTCAGGATGCAGGCCTTCTGATATCTGCTTGGAAATCACGGAGAATACCCTGCTCAAGGGTGAGGAGGCGGTGACGGACCGCCTGTGGAAGTTGCGGGATAACGGGGTACGGATTGCCCTGGATGATTTCGGAACGGGGTATTCCTCGTTCAACTACCTGCGCAACTTCCCCGTGAACATGATCAAGGTGGACAAATCCTTTACGGCATCCGTGCTTGACGACAGGGCCACGCACGGCATTGTGCAGGCCATTGTCAGCCTTGGCAGGGGACTGGGCATTGAAGTGGTTGCCGAAGGAGTGGAGACGTTTGATCAGGCACAGATGCTGGCCTCGTTGGGTTGCGAGGCGGCTCAGGGCTATCTCTTCTCGCGTCCCGTGGGGCGTGACCGGTTGTACCGTGCCATGGAATACGGCAAGCTGCCCATGGAAGCCGGTTAGCCGGAGCTGTTACCAGTCATCTCCGTCCACGCCCGCAGAGCGCATTTCCGTTGCAATGCAGCGCAGCAGGCCGTAGTCAAAACGGCCGCGCAGGGCTTCAAAGGCCCCTTTCAGACCTGAGCCGGAACCAATGCATGCTCCGAGCGCCTCGCGGATGCTGAGCATGTCTTCCGCGTTCATGGATTCCGTGATTTCTTCCAGTTCCATCTCTTTAAGGCGCAATGCCTGTGCGAAGTGGCCGTAGACTGTGCCGATGGCAAGTCCTCGTTCCTTGGCGACGGCTTCCGGCGAGCCCAGCGTTTTGAGCAGATCCATGGACGCCTTGATCGTTTCCGTTATGCCTCGGTTCTGGCGTGCCGTTCTGCGGCGTTCCTTTTCGGCAGCACGTTGCGGCATGTCCGGAACGCTCTCCGGTTTGCCGTGTGTTGTTTCATGTGAGGCCATCAGGTCCAGAAACAGTTGGCCGTACATGGACAGCTTGGCCTGCCCCACTCCGTAGAGGTTGCTCAGGTCCTCAAGTGTGCAGGGGCGGTAGGCTGCCATTTCCATGAGCGTCTTGTCCGGAAAGACGGCATACGGCGGAACGTCCTGTGTTTCGGCCAGCTTCAGCCGTTCGTTGCGTAATGCCTGCAACAGCGAGGACGTGAGCGGATGCGACAGAGTGGCGTGAAGGGCTGCATCCGTTTCCGGGGTAACCCTGCCGTGCGAGCTGGCGGTCGAGAGCGCTTCCCGTCTCAGTTGCACGTTCCTGTCACCACGCAACACCTGCCAGCTGGCTTCGTTGAGCAGCAGGTTGCCGTGTCCTTCCATATCCACATCCAGCAGGCCGAGCGCCACAAGTTGCCGGAAAACGGACTTCCACGATTCCTTGGCCAGCTTTTTGCCACATCCAAAGGTCTTCAGTTCGTTATGACCATGGGCGGAAATTCGTTTGGAGAGCTTGCCCAGCAGGATGTCCGTCAAATGGGCAACCCCGAAGCGTTGTCCTGTGCGGTAGACAGAAGACAGTGCCTTCTGGGCGGCCACCGTGCCGTCCCACGTTTGCGGGGGCGTCAGGCAGGTGTCGCAATTGCCGCATGGGGCGGGTAGCGTTTCGCCGAAGTAGCCGAGCAGTGCCTTGCGGCGGCATTCCACCGTTTCCAGAAAGCCGAGCAGTGCGTTCAGCTTCTGGTGCTCAAGATGTGCGCGGGAGTTGGTTTCCTGCGAGCCGATCATCTTGCGTAGGATAACGACATCCGCCAGACCGTAGGTCATGAAGGCTTCGGCAGGCAGGCCGTCACGGCCGGCGCGTCCAGTCTCCTGATGGTAGGCTTCAAGACTGCGGGGAGGCTCCAGATGGGCCACGAAACGCACGTTGGGTTTATCCACGCCCATGCCGAAAGCCACGGTGGCAACCATGACAACCCCTTCTTCGCGCATGAAGCGTTCCTGATTGTAGTTGCGCTGAATGGCCGTCATGCCTGCGTGGTAGGGCAATGCGGTGATGCCTGCCGCCTGCAGTTCTTCTGCGGTCTCCTCCACCTTCTTGCGCGATACGCGGTAGACAATCCCTGATTCACCGGCATGTCTGTGCCGGATGAAGGAAAGCAATTGATCCATGCCGCGGTCTTTGAGCACGATCGTGTAGCTGATATTGGGCCGGTCAAATCCCGTGGAGAAGGCGGAGGCTTCTTTCAGCTGCAGATGGTCAACGATGTCGCGGCGGGTGGGACCATCCGCCGTGGCAGTGAGTGCAATGCGCGGCACCTGCGGGAATCGTTCATGCAGGATGCTGAGCTGGGTGTATTCTGGCCGGAAATCGTGGCCCCATTGTGAAACGCAGTGCGCTTCATCGATGGCGAACAAGGCGATGGGGATGTTGTCCAGCCGGTTCAGAAATTGCGGAGTCATGAGCCGTTCCGGAGCCACATAAAGCATGTCCAGTGAGCCGTTGTGCAGGGCGGCTTCCACTTCCCGCTGGCGGGCCGGAGAGAGGCTTGAATTCAGACAGGCCGCCCTGACGCCCATCTGGTTCAGGGTGCTGACCTGATCCTGCATCAGGGCAATCAGCGGCGAGACCACAATGCCCGTTCCCGGGCGCAGGATGGAAGGAATCTGATAACAGAGTGATTTGCCGCCGCCCGTGGGCATGAGCACCAGCGCATCGCCGCCGTTCAGCACATGTTCTATGACGCGCTGCTGTTCTCCCTGAAATTCGTGATAGCCGTATACCGTACGGAGAACATCAATCGCTGTGGCTGCTTTCAATGTGTTGGAGGATGAGGGGAGCGGGGCAATCAATGATGCTTGTGTTGATGTGGTCGGCATGGCGCGGACACTAGCTCATATTGCTCCGGACAGGAAGGGGGATGGTGGCTATATGTTGTTATGCATGGAACATCGCTTGATCTATCGGGTGTCTATAGTTTACTCCTTGCGTTCTGCAATACAATTTGAACGGGGAGGCTGCTGTGCGTCGGTGTTTCTTACTGCTTGTCGTGCTTTTTCTTGTGGGGTGCAAAGCAACTATGGTCGGTACGGATCTCAAACCTACCGATGTTGAAAACAAGGCGGTTACCGGCGACCAGCGGGTTGTATTCGTGACCCCTGAGGAAGCCATAGACATTGCCGAAGAGGTGGCAAGTCTCAAGTTCCGGTCTGTAAAGGTGAACAAGGCGGGCAATGCCGTCATCGTTCAGACCTATGATCCCATGTACGGGGCATTTATCGGACGTATAGAACCTGTTGTATTGTATATTCCGAAGACGCAGGAGTATGGGGTTACCTTCCTCATGTACGGGAAAGGTGACGGCTTCTGGGACGGAACTCTTGCCCCCAAGCTCTTTCTCAAGGCTTTTTATCAGGAGCTTGAGGACTATCTCAGCTTCAATGAGATAGAGACTTCCATTTATACTCAGGCTGAATACATGCAGTCCAAGGATATTCCCGTGGAGAAGGCCGGAGAAGATATCCCGCACGACCCGCAAGCCTTTGCCTTCTGGCTCACCAAGCGCGAGAACCGTGATCCCATGGAAGGGGTGTTTGAATCTTCGGACGGCGCGTTCACCTTGGGCATCTATGCCACTCCCAAAGATCGTAAATACAAGTTCAAAGCCATCATCCTTGAATCGCGCGACCGTCGCTGGAAGGTCGGCGAAATTCTTATCCGGTTCAAGAAACTGCAGCCCGGTGCCATCTGTCTGAGCCGTCTTTCTGACAAGAGGGGCGATATGGAGGGCATAGCCTGGAGGGTTGAGCGTGGAGCCATCATCTCCATGCGCAAGCCCGAAGGCGATGTTGCGCTGTATCGGGAGTCGGAAGAGGATATTCTCGGCACCGCGACAGGGGTAACGGAACGGGATAATGGTCCCACCATTACCAAAGGGGACACTGTCTACAGGGTACTCGGAAACGGCAGTGCATGGGTTCTGGGGAAGAAGTACCTCGCTACTGCCGAGCATGTAGTTGACGGCAATGATGACTATTTCGTTTTCGACGGTGATGAGGTCAGAGAAGTCCGCGTTGTGGCGGCCGACAAGGATCTTGATCTGGCCGTTCTCAAACTGATGGAAGGTTCCTTCTCGGTGTCGGCATTGCCTATCCGCAAGCAGAGTAAGCTTCCCAATGGTACTCCGGTGCTGGCGTTAGGTTTTCCTCATGCAAGCATATTGGGAAAAGAGATTAAGATTACCGACGGCATTGTGAGTGCCCAGACGGGGTATGGGGGAGAGGCTGAGAAGTATCAGATTACCGCCCCTATTCATCCCGGGAACAGTGGCGGTCCCGTTCTTGACGATTGCGGGAACGTAATGGGGATTGTCAGCACTGGTATGAATAAGGCCGTCATGGAGAATACTGCCTTTGTCGTGAAGTATCAGTTTCTGAAGGCGTTCATGCAGTCTCACAATGTGGAGTTTACCGAAGCAGAATCCAGCAGGCCTTTGAGTGCCGTGGAAGCTTTCGAGAAGTATTCCAAATCCGTCATGTTGATTTTGGCTGCTGAAAAGAAATAATTATCTGAAATTGCTGAATAAACACGACAGTCTTTTATCGTGAGCGTCGTATAACAAAGAGGGTGGACATGAGGGGTTACAGCCTGCCGCGAATGATGGGAATAATTGCTGCGCTCGGCATGGTGCTGATGCTTGTTGCCTGCAACGGTCCTGTATCCATGGGCTCGTCTCCTGCGATCAAGCAGGTGGGCGGGCAGGTGGTGGGACCGCAGGAAGTGTATGAGATGTCTTTCTTTGAAGCTGTGGACATGGCGCAAACCGTGGCCAAGGATAAGTTCCGTGAGGCGGAGATAGACTACGAAGGCAGAAGCATCCGCGTGAAGAACTGCATGTATCCGGGTGGATGCATGAGCGGCGAGATCAAGCCGCTGTTGCTGCGCGACTATAATACCAGCAAGTCCGGTGTGATATTCCTTTTGGACATCAAGGGGGAGAACTCCAGCGACCCGTTCGAGTATAAGCGGCATGCCGACCTGTTCTATGGCGGCATCAAGGAATACGCCAAGCTGCGCGGCGTGTCCGTATCAACCTTCAGGCACTATACGCAGGAAGAAGGCACCTTTATCGAGGTGGCTCCCAAGGAAGTGCCCCGCGATCTGGCAGGGTTTGTTTACTGGTTGGACAAGAAGGAAGGCCCCAAACCCTATGAAGGTGTGTACGAGTTTTCCAATGGCCGGTACACCCTTGGTCTGTACTATGACGGTTCCGACCGTGTGTACAAGTACAAGGCCATGATTCTGGAAACCCGCACCCGTGAATGGAATGCCGGTGAGATCAAGATCAAGTTCAACAAGCTTGAGCCTGACTCCGGCTGTCTGAGCCGCTATTTCCGGCAGGACAAGACCGAAATCGGGGCAACGTGGAAGGTCTTCAGCGACGGGTTGGTAGCCCACAACGTCGTTGATAGCGGTTCCAATGTGGTGCTTCTGCCTGTGGACGTGAGCGGTTATGCATCCGAAGGTTCCGGGCGTTCCGGTCATGGAGGCAGCAAGAAGGGCGGCGCGACGGCGAGAAAGGGTGAAAAGACGTACCGTTCGCTTGCCACGGGCACTTCATGGCTTATCAGCAAAAAGTATCTGGTCACCTGTAACCACGTGGTCGATACAGGCGACACCTACTTCGTCAGAGTTGGCGACGACTACAAGGAAGTTCGTGTTGTGGCTCGTGACCATGATCTTGACCTTGCGGCTCTCAAATTGGTTGAAGGTACTATTGATGACCCCGCCTTGCCGCTTCGCAAGAGCGAGGTATTGGAAAACGGCTCGGAAGTGTATGCCCTTGGGTATCCCGAGGCTGGCCTGCTTGGCGTGACGACCAAGATTACCGACGGTATCATCAGTGCCCAGACTGGGTTCAAGGGACGCGCGCAGGACTATCAGATTTCGGTTCCGCTGCAACACGGTAACAGTGGCGGGCCCGTGCTGGACGAATCTGGCAATGTGGTGGGGGTGGCTTCCTCCATCCTTCGGCCGGATATCGCCGACAACGTGAGCTTCATGGTGAAGTATCAGTTCCTTAAGATGTTCCTGCAGTCCCATAACGTGGAATTCACGGAAAGCGACTCCAATGAGACCATGAAGGCCAAGGAGATATTCCGCAAGTACGGTAGCTCGGTGTACTTCCTGTGGGTGCTGGAGCGTAGTAACTAGCCGCAAGCACTGCTCGCAGTGATTGGTCGAAAAGAAAGCCCCCGATGACGTATCGGGGGCTTTTGTTATTTCTGAGGCCCGTTCTGGTGTGGAAAGCAAGGTGCTAACCCTTGCGGCGTTTTGCCCACGGTACGGAGAAAATCCATTCGCTTGCGCAATGCAGCTCGTGGCGCGGCATTTCACTGGTGAAGATGAGGGGGGCGTTTTCCGGCACATCTTCCGCCGGAATGATTTCAGCCCTGCAACGGCAGCCCAGCGCAAAGGGGGGCAGGCAGCGGATAAGGTCGGGGTGCGAGGCGGGAAGAACGGCTCCGTGCAGCACTCTGCAGTGTTTGCAGGGGGGACGCATGGCCGTGTAGCCGTCGTCGTTGTTTGGTGGAGGATCGGTGGTGATCCGCAGATAGGCACCGCGGTTGGTCTCCAGCGCTGCCATAATACCAAGCTGCTCGTCGCGCCATGCCAGATAGTGCTCCATGAACGCGTCGATGTCTTCGGAAGAGGCCTTATGTTCTTCAAAGAGCAGCCAGATGACTTGTCCTGTCAGTCGCGAAAATAGAGGATGGCGGCTGGCGAGATCTTTGAAATCAAAATTCATTGTAACGACCCTGTATCAAGGTGAAGGAACAGGCGGTTTGTGTGTCTGAACACTGTCCGGTAAAACGCCTGAGAAGGTTTACTGCGAGCAGGCGCTGCTGGCAAGCTTCATCTGGGGTGACAAGGCAGGAATTTGACTGATTGTACACATTGTATGCATCAAGGGTGTTTGCTCCTGCAAAAAGCAGTGTGCTGAATGTCTTCCGTCCTCTGTAGAATGAAGAAAAAAAGCCTGCGACGGAATCCGTCGCAGGCTTTTGCCTTTTAACTATTGAAGGGGCGGCTTAGCTGTCCTGCTGGGCCGCAATCCACTCCATGGCTTCCTGCAGGTTGAGGGTGCCGGTGTAGATGGCCTTGCCGGAGATGGCTCCTTCCAGATTGGCGGAACGGCTCAAGGGGTAGAGCGCCTTCACGTCATCCAGCGTGGCTACGCCGCCGGCAGCGATAACGGGCAGGGAAGAGGTTTCCGCAAGCTTCTTGAGTGCGGGAACATTCACGCCGGTCTGCATGCCGTCGCGGTCAATGTCGGTGTAGATGATGAACGAGGTGCCCTGTGCTTCAAGGCGCGGCAGTACGTCATACACCGTCAGGCCGGTGTCTTCCACCCAGCCCTTGGTCTTCAGTTTGCCGCCCTCGGCGTCAAGGGATACGCCTATCTTGCCGGGCAGCGCTTCGCAGAGAGATCCGTAAAGATCTGGATCGGTCAATGCGATGGTGCCGATGATCAGGCGGGATACGCCTGCGTCAATGTATGCCTTGGCGGTATCCAGATCGCGGATGCCGCCGCCAAGCTGCACGGGAATGTCGATGCTGGAGCAGATGCGGCGGATAAGCTCGCGGTTTACCGGTTCGCCGGAAAATGCTCCATCAAGATCTACCACGTGCAACCATTTTCCGCCCTGATCCTGCCACTGCTTTGCCATGGCCACGGGATCGGAAGAAAAAACG is drawn from Desulfovibrio mangrovi and contains these coding sequences:
- a CDS encoding S1 family peptidase; translated protein: MRGYSLPRMMGIIAALGMVLMLVACNGPVSMGSSPAIKQVGGQVVGPQEVYEMSFFEAVDMAQTVAKDKFREAEIDYEGRSIRVKNCMYPGGCMSGEIKPLLLRDYNTSKSGVIFLLDIKGENSSDPFEYKRHADLFYGGIKEYAKLRGVSVSTFRHYTQEEGTFIEVAPKEVPRDLAGFVYWLDKKEGPKPYEGVYEFSNGRYTLGLYYDGSDRVYKYKAMILETRTREWNAGEIKIKFNKLEPDSGCLSRYFRQDKTEIGATWKVFSDGLVAHNVVDSGSNVVLLPVDVSGYASEGSGRSGHGGSKKGGATARKGEKTYRSLATGTSWLISKKYLVTCNHVVDTGDTYFVRVGDDYKEVRVVARDHDLDLAALKLVEGTIDDPALPLRKSEVLENGSEVYALGYPEAGLLGVTTKITDGIISAQTGFKGRAQDYQISVPLQHGNSGGPVLDESGNVVGVASSILRPDIADNVSFMVKYQFLKMFLQSHNVEFTESDSNETMKAKEIFRKYGSSVYFLWVLERSN
- the hisA gene encoding 1-(5-phosphoribosyl)-5-[(5-phosphoribosylamino)methylideneamino]imidazole-4-carboxamide isomerase, which codes for MIIFPAVDIKGGQAVRLKQGRADEETVFSSDPVAMAKQWQDQGGKWLHVVDLDGAFSGEPVNRELIRRICSSIDIPVQLGGGIRDLDTAKAYIDAGVSRLIIGTIALTDPDLYGSLCEALPGKIGVSLDAEGGKLKTKGWVEDTGLTVYDVLPRLEAQGTSFIIYTDIDRDGMQTGVNVPALKKLAETSSLPVIAAGGVATLDDVKALYPLSRSANLEGAISGKAIYTGTLNLQEAMEWIAAQQDS